In one Brevibacillus choshinensis genomic region, the following are encoded:
- a CDS encoding iron chelate uptake ABC transporter family permease subunit, with protein MKAKFVGLTIVAIVLIAIFMMIDAGGNWDYVLPRRLKKILAIVLTGSVIAFSTLVFQTITNNRILTPSIIGLDSLYMFIQTLVIFALGSTTSLTFMNKNVNFLISVGLMVLFAGLLYKWLFKREGQNIYFLLLIGLIFGTLFNSLSTFLQLLIDPNEFLRVQDKMFASFNNVNTDLLIISFVLVIVVGIYFWRYVKYLDVLSLGRDQAINLGVNYDFVVKRFLIIIAILVSIATALVGPITFLGLLVANVAHQFMKTYQHKHLIVGSALISIIALVGGLLIVERVFTFSTTLSVIVNFIGGVYFIYLLLKENKSW; from the coding sequence GCCGGTGGAAACTGGGATTACGTTCTCCCACGGAGATTGAAAAAGATTCTGGCAATCGTATTGACTGGTAGTGTGATTGCTTTTTCCACACTGGTGTTCCAGACCATTACAAACAACCGGATCTTAACTCCAAGCATTATCGGATTGGATTCCTTGTACATGTTCATTCAGACGCTCGTTATCTTTGCTCTTGGCTCGACCACCAGTCTGACGTTCATGAACAAAAATGTGAACTTCCTCATTTCAGTAGGGTTGATGGTCCTGTTTGCAGGTCTGCTATATAAATGGTTGTTTAAAAGGGAAGGGCAAAATATATACTTCCTGTTGTTAATTGGATTGATCTTCGGGACCTTGTTCAACAGTCTCTCAACCTTCTTGCAGTTGCTAATTGATCCCAATGAGTTTTTGAGAGTGCAAGATAAAATGTTTGCGAGCTTTAATAATGTAAATACCGATTTGCTAATCATTAGCTTTGTGTTAGTGATTGTTGTGGGGATTTACTTCTGGAGGTATGTGAAGTACCTCGATGTATTGTCGCTGGGGAGAGATCAGGCGATCAATCTAGGAGTTAATTACGATTTTGTCGTAAAGCGTTTCTTGATTATCATCGCCATTCTCGTTTCGATCGCGACGGCTTTGGTCGGTCCGATCACGTTCCTCGGGCTGCTGGTCGCCAACGTGGCGCATCAATTCATGAAGACGTATCAGCACAAGCATCTGATTGTTGGCTCGGCTCTGATCAGCATTATCGCGCTGGTGGGCGGGCTGCTGATTGTAGAACGGGTATTCACGTTCTCCACAACCTTGAGTGTCATCGTCAACTTCATTGGTGGAGTTTACTTCATCTATCTTCTGTTAAAGGAGAATAAATCATGGTAG